The genomic region CCTCCCTTTTGTCGCGGGCAATGTAGTCCGAGAAGAGGAGGTCCCATGCGGACACCTGCTGGCCCCGCCGCTCGCCAGCAGGGAAGGTGACCGTTTTGGACTTCAGCACCTCCTCCGGAGTCTTGCTAGCTGGAGCACCTCCTGCCCCCAGATCCTCCCTGGATCCAGGTGTCCCTCGGCTCCGACCGATCACTTTCACAATGAGTTTCTTCCGACTGGCTTCCAACTTCTCCAGGATGCCGCTGGCAGCCCTGGCCATCTGCTCTGCGCTAAACGTCCCTGTTCGGTACAGACGAAGCAGCTGCTCTCGCTTATCCTGGGGAAAATACCTGGATAAGACGATGTCCAGCAAAGGGACATTCTGCCCTTGGAATTCCCCAAGGGTTACAGGGATACAGACAGATTGTAAAGTTTTCTTCAGGTCTTCCTCTTGGGGGTCAAAAACGTCGGATTCATCCATGGTATCCATTTCCCGGCCGGGGCCAGTGACATGACCCAGCTCCTTGGCTTTTACCTCCTCTATTTTGGTGGCTATGGCTGAGACCACCACGTCCATCTGGTCAGTGCTGAGTATGCCAGACTTGTACAGCTTCAGCAATTCCTTCTGTTTCTCCTCAGGGATATATTTGGAATGGAGCAAATCCCACACGGAGACCTTCCACCCCCGGAAGTCACCCCCTGAGACCCTCGCCATCCTGGACTTCAGGGCCTTCTCCAGCCTGTCCTGCTCTGATGCACTCCGAAGCTCTGCTTCTTGGCTAGGCCCTTCCTCTTTCCCACGGGGGGCCTCTGCCTCCATCACCATGTTACTGAGGATGCCGATCATGTCTTGAAGTGTGATGGAGCCTGCTTTGTACTGCTTCAGCAGTTCCTGCTTCTTTGGCAGAGGGACatagctggagaaaaggaggtcccAGACAGAGACTTCTTGGCCCTGGAAAAAACCCACATTGATATTGGTTGTGGCCTCCTGCAATGACTTCTGGGTGCTCTTATCCAGCTTTGAGACAATGGAGCCCttctccatgacctgaaccatgAGCAGCCCAGTTCCAGGGTCAGGGACACACCTGTGGAGAAGCTGTGAATACGTGAGGTTCTCACGGGCAATAGGATCAAAGTATCTCTTGCCATGGTTGGCAGGGTCTGCAATCATGTGACTAATTTCTGCATCCAAGTAGCCCCACTTGTGAGCCAGCTCCACGGGAAGCCGGTGGCTGTGCATGGGGTGGATGATGCCCCCGGTGGCGACCTGTGCCTCCAGCAGGCGGATACCGTGGTCTTTGACCAGGAGGCCTTTCTTCATGGCCTGGAAGAGGGAGATCTTGTTCCCTGAGAAGGGGTCAGTGTAGCCTGTCACGGCTTTCTCTGCCACAAGAAGTGTGTTGAAATACTCTCTATCTACCAGGCCGGCGTTGGTCGCATCTCTCACAGACAGCTTCCGGTTCTGGACAGGGTCCACGATGTAGCCTGACACAGCTTGGGCCTCCAGCAGAGCCAGCCCCGTCCCGCGAGCCAGGAGGCCCTTCCGCATGGCCTTCTGGATGCTCAGCCTCTCCTGGCTGGGCTCTTTCAGGACGCCAGCTACAACAGACTCCTCCCTCAGCtccggggagggaagagggaagggccaGTGTGGCTCTTCACGGACTTGCACAATGGGCATCTCTTCGGTGTCCTTTTTGGTCGCCTGCTTGGTCCGGGACATGGCTGTGGGGCAGAAGGGTCTGGATATGTCCTGGGGGTTGGATCCTGTGGGGTGAAGACAGCACCTGAGGCtctgcagggagggaagaagaagaagaagaagaagaagaagaagaagaagagcctttGTTAGGGGCAGCTGGTCTCACAGCCTGCCTGGGTTGCCTCCTGGAGCACCCCTCTGCCGCTAGTGGGCTTGTGGGTTTCTTGTCCCACCTGCCTCCATGCCGTTGGTGACAGCAAAGGGGGCTGTTCCCTCCTCCATCCCATCCTCTCGACCACCCAGTGAGGGGCTCAGGTGTGGACAGTCACCTGGTGAGTTCCAGGGATTTGTTCAGATCTAATCCAGCACTCTGCCCTCAAGACCACAATCGCTCACATGGCAATGCTGGCTGCGGTCTAAGTCAATTCTGGTGTGCACACATGTGCGCACGCAAGCACACACAGAGGCTGTGCCTCTGCCCCTTGGCTGCCTACCACAGGGAGGCCTGGATTAAGACTAAGTGCATTACCCAAAGTGGCCCTTCAGTTATGGCCTGGAGGAGTTAGAGGCCCCTACAGCCCTCTTCTCTTGCTTTCGTCTGCATCCGGCTCTGGGCCTCCACCCTGTCCCAGCTATGTGGAGGTTTCCTCAGATGGCCACATCCATTTCCCAGGGCAAGAAGGTCACCCTCCGGAATCCTGCAGGACCACTCAGGGGCCACACCCtcacctgcctccctccttctcgTGGCCCTCTCCCTCCGCCTTTGCCTCGTACCTGCCACCTGGGGCCCCTGTGTGGAGCCACGGCAGCATGTGGTGCAGTCAGTTGTCACCTGCATTCCCTCTTTTTGAAACAGTCCCCCCTGCCTCCTCCTAGCTGCAAGAGGTGGGCTTGGCCAACCCGCTCCAGGGCAGAATTTGGAGGCCTCTCCAGGGCTGCCCTCGGGGTCTGCCAGGGACACACGGGGGATGGGGTGGGCAAAACTGCTGTGATGGCTTGGCCCAGGTGAGAGCCTGATGAGAGCCTGATGAGGATGCAGAAGAGGAGGGCTTGGGCttgataccccactttccactacctgaaagagtctcaaagtgccttaggcgatcccctccctctccccacagcagacaccctgggagggaggtgtggctgagagagctctgttaggactgctctgcgagaacagctctaacaggacagcaAGTGGCatgcagtcacccagctggctgcatgggccggaggagcggagaatcaaactcagcttgccaggttagaagtcgctgctcttaaccacgacacccagctgACGCAGcccagagggccagcagcacGGAGCTGGAGAGGTATCGCGGGAGTTCTCCCCTTGGGACAACTGGAGAGAGACCGCAGCCGCTGACCCAGTTGGTAGCACTGGGactggtcccctggccccagcccCGCCGGCCAGACCAGGCCTGTGACCCATCTCTGCCCCCCAGCCAGAAAACTGGTTTGTGCAGAGTTGGCCTTGCTGCCCAATGGCACCTGCTTGCTCATGACTGTAATTGCTGCTTGGTGAAGGGTGATTTATCCCAACCGGCTAATATTGTCTTCAGAATGGAAACAGCTGTTTGTCTGGTGTGAGGTCATGCTCCAGATATTGTaatggtggcagcagaggggctggggctggggctgggggcaggggcaggggctggggcaggggctggggctggggctgggggctggggctgggggctggggctggggctggggctggggctggggctggggctggggctggggctggggctggggctggggctggggctggggctggggctggggctggggctgggggggacgggggactgaAGGACACCCATTTGGGCAGGCCCAGACAGAGGAAAGCAGGAGACAAGTGAGGGGCCTTGCCCAGccgatggggaggggaggggaggctttcaTCCTGGCAGCCATGGCGGGCAGCTCCTGGCCAGAGGCCCCCCTCAGAGCAAGAGTCCCCCAGCAGACTGTCAACTCCTTTGCTGCAGGCAGAAGCGGCAGGGCTTGCCTGGGAGGGACCAGAGCGTGGAGGCCGGagccctcctgggggggggggggaacagtggttAAAATTAactctctgctgctgctttgtcAGATATTGTCTTAATTATGGAGTCTTATGGTTTTATGGCTTTTTTAAACGGTCACGTATTGTATTGTGGTCAGATGGTAATTGCCAGCTGCCGCGAGCCAGCCTTGGCCAAGAGTGTCGGGCACGAAATCCAGACAGACAGGCCAGCCCACCTGTAGCACACACGTCTCCCGTAGGAAGGAGGCCTTTGAGCAGTTGGGTGGCACAGAGGCCTGATCTGGGTCTCTACGGTGGCACGGCCAGCCAAGGCCCTCTGGGTGGCCGCCTCATCCAGAAGGAGAAGCAATGATGACTCAGGCCCTGCCCCCCCAGGCCCACCCCCCGCACCTATCACCTGCAGCAGGTGGCTGAGGAGGCTGCAAAGAGGAGCaaccttggcggggggggggggggagagcagcccAGAAGGatcccgggggaggggaggggaggggggaacatgtTTGCCTGCGATCCACCACTTCCAAGGGGCAGGGAGGCTGGCTGCGGGTGGGGGGTCTGCCTCCTGCCCCTGTTTTCTCCCCACCACATCGCTGGCCGTTGCGCCACCATCTAAAAACATTCTTGCccatgcagaccccccccccccgatttgccGGTGGAAGTGGCTTCCCCACTTCCTCTGCTTTCCTGGCAACACCCCGGGTGCCACGGTAGTGAAGGGTGGCCCCTGTTCTTCTGCTGCACCacttctttcccccccacacacacactctgctgcaccactccccccccacagccacaTGCGTCACTCCGATGGGCTGCCCATCTCAcccagctgctgccatgccacGCCAACCAAGgaggccccccctgccccccagcaacCGGCTTTCCTCCTGGGCACCGCAGCTGAGGCCCAGCCTACTCTGCTGGCCAAACCCCAAACCCTCGAAACGGAGAGGACAagctgggtgggggaggaagagtgaAGCGGGGAGGCCAGTGTGCGAGGGGGGGTGGCAGGGCTCCCCTTTCaagtgaggatgggggggggctccacTGAGATAGTTCTCTTCTTGGCACACCTGCTCAGGAGGACTCCAGAGGCCTTGTGAGGAGGTGGGAGAGCCAAGTCTCATTGGAAACCCACCAAGCCAGTGAGATGCCCCCAGCAGGTGCGCCAGGGCTGGCGGTGGGCATCTCCAGGCAAGGTTGCCAGCCAACTCCACGAGGCCTGATGCCTCAGCCCACTTCCACCCAGACTGGCCTTGCCCTGGCAGAAGTGCCAGGGGCTGACGacaccctcctctcccccttgaTGCCTACCTGCAGgttctgggctgctgctgctgctgctgctgctgctgccgcctcctcctccctcctctgtgcCCGGCCAGGCTGCTGCCTTGACTTAAGGCCTCCCATTCCAGCCCCGCCCTGGGATGATGCATCAGCCCAGCCCTGGCAGAGCAGCACACGCCGACTCACGTGCCGGCCACATCCTCTCCCCAGAGCTGGTGCTCTGTCCCCGGGCAACCCCACAGAGGCCTCCCTCGCTCACACTCACCTTGGCAATACAGCCGGGGCCTCTGCCGTGGGGCTGCACTCAGAGCTGAATGCCAGGCAGGCTCTCACCTGATCAGGCCCCTTGGGGACTGCTGGgtcccagggaaggaggcctttgcCCAGGGGGAGCCCTTGGTGAcaccctcagccccccccccctttgcaggaaGTGATGGGACAGACACCTGGTCATGACTGGACAAGGTCAGCGAGGGCCGGCCTTTCCCTTGAGGCGTTATGCTGTTTGTTCTGAGAAGGCTTTGGCTGAAAGCATCCCCACCCCcgcatggcccaggctaacccaattgtgccccccccccccccgtgggagcTGCTCACAGGGGCCATCAGGGCCGTGACCGTCAGGCAGGGCAAGGCAGGGcacagcaaaccaccactgaacacCTTTGGCCTTGAAGACCCCAGAAGGGATGGCCATGAGGCAGCTGCAACAACaaacccccccccatttct from Paroedura picta isolate Pp20150507F chromosome 9, Ppicta_v3.0, whole genome shotgun sequence harbors:
- the LOC143844964 gene encoding epiplakin-like, producing the protein MSRTKQATKKDTEEMPIVQVREEPHWPFPLPSPELREESVVAGVLKEPSQERLSIQKAMRKGLLARGTGLALLEAQAVSGYIVDPVQNRKLSVRDATNAGLVDREYFNTLLVAEKAVTGYTDPFSGNKISLFQAMKKGLLVKDHGIRLLEAQVATGGIIHPMHSHRLPVELAHKWGYLDAEISHMIADPANHGKRYFDPIARENLTYSQLLHRCVPDPGTGLLMVQVMEKGSIVSKLDKSTQKSLQEATTNINVGFFQGQEVSVWDLLFSSYVPLPKKQELLKQYKAGSITLQDMIGILSNMVMEAEAPRGKEEGPSQEAELRSASEQDRLEKALKSRMARVSGGDFRGWKVSVWDLLHSKYIPEEKQKELLKLYKSGILSTDQMDVVVSAIATKIEEVKAKELGHVTGPGREMDTMDESDVFDPQEEDLKKTLQSVCIPVTLGEFQGQNVPLLDIVLSRYFPQDKREQLLRLYRTGTFSAEQMARAASGILEKLEASRKKLIVKVIGRSRGTPGSREDLGAGGAPASKTPEEVLKSKTVTFPAGERRGQQVSAWDLLFSDYIARDKREELLRKYQDGTFCVEELSSILVILASLHELFDSLEHTTPRTGGDSAAAGESGPTTAVQEEEKDDDNDDDDGDDDDDDKDEDGDEDEDGDKEDQDKDKALKSRMVSVAVSEFRGRKVSLWDLLHSRYVPEKKRKEILKLYRIGILSTDQMETVITAIVARVAARMAMAGRHVSASSPDIRSGGSRVAHEKSRVKPVDILTMDFPVGDFQGQRVSMWDLLFSRYVSEAKRQELLARYITGTLSSQEILAMLTTLIVETHQLRRTPSLHHPLSPWLPGALGLAQEQRASLHNLHCPPLPEEHRAGTVTVSEITVTTTVISGPEQKHG